One region of Juglans microcarpa x Juglans regia isolate MS1-56 chromosome 7S, Jm3101_v1.0, whole genome shotgun sequence genomic DNA includes:
- the LOC121240943 gene encoding protein NRT1/ PTR FAMILY 7.1-like, whose amino-acid sequence MATNPWKDSLIKRGTGGWKYTSILLANQALATLAFFGVAVNLVLLLTRVLGEESANAANSVSKWTGTVYLFSLFGAFLSDSYWGRYLTCAVFQIILVAGLGLLSLTSWLFMIKPAGCGDGKLDCMPTSSIGIAIFYLSIYLVAFGYGGHQPALATFGADQFDGENPKEKGSKAAFFGYFYFALNAGSLFSNTILVYYEDTGRWTLGFLASLGSAIIALLSFLIGTPGYRHAKPCGNPLPRVAQVFVAAAKKWDMVPANPDELYEVEGKESAIKGSRKIIHSNKFEFLDKAATITTTDLDGPKSPWRLCTVTQVEEVKCVLKMLPIWLCTIIYSVIFTQMASLFVEQGDEMNTKIGSFHLPAASMSAFDICSVLICTGIYSQVLVPLAGKLSGNPKGLTELQRMGTGLIIGMFSMLAAGATEILRLKHAMPDQKGSSLSILWQIPLYVLVGASEVFMYVGQLEFFNGQAPDGIKSFGSSLCMASISLGNYVSSMLVNMVMGITARGNNPGWIPDNLNKGHIDRFFFLIAVLTAFDFVIYLFCAKWYKSINLEDSAEKEAEKQGREEDGVLSRV is encoded by the exons ATGGCGACCAATCCATGGAAGGATTCCCTCATTAAAAGAGGCACGGGAGGATGGAAATATACAAGCATCTTGCTAG CAAACCAAGCCCTGGCGACACTAGCATTCTTTGGAGTTGCTGTGAACTTGGTTTTGCTCTTAACCAGAGTTCTTGGTGAAGAAAGTGCAAATGCTGCCAATAGTGTTAGCAAGTGGACTGGAACTGTTTACTTGTTCTCGCTGTTTGGAGCATTCCTCAGCGACTCCTACTGGGGCCGTTACTTGACCTGCGCTGTCTTTCAAATCATTCTTGTTGCG GGCTTGGGGCTGTTGTCGCTCACATCTTGGCTTTTCATGATCAAACCAGCAGGATGCGGTGATGGAAAGCTAGATTGCATGCCCACATCTTCCATCGGCATagccattttttatttatctatatatttagtaGCTTTTGGATATGGTGGGCACCAGCCTGCTCTAGCCACGTTCGGAGCAGACCAATTTGATGGGGAAAACCCTAAAGAAAAGGGATCGAAAGCGGCTTTCTTtggctatttttattttgcactCAACGCAGGGTCTCTTTTCTCAAACACTATTTTGGTCTACTACGAGGACACTGGGAGATGGACACTTGGGTTTTTGGCATCCTTAGGTTCTGCTATTATTGCCCTGTTATCATTTTTGATTGGGACTCCTGGCTACAGGCACGCAAAGCCATGTGGAAACCCTTTGCCACGTGTTGCTCAGGTTTTTGTGGCTGCTGCTAAGAAATGGGACATGGTTCCGGCCAACCCGGATGAACTGTATGAAGTGGAAGGAAAGGAATCTGCAATCAAAGGGAGTAGGAAGATTATTCATAGCAACAAGTTTGA ATTTTTGGACAAGGCAGCAACGATAACGACGACAGATCTGGATGGCCCAAAAAGTCCATGGAGGCTCTGCACTGTGACTCAAGTTGAAGAAGTCAAATGTGTTCTGAAAATGTTACCCATTTGGCTATGCACTATAATCTACTCGGTCATCTTCACTCAAATGGCTTCTCTCTTTGTAGAGCaaggagatgagatgaacaCAAAGATTGGAAGCTTTCACCTTCCAGCTGCTAGCATGTCTGCCTTTGATATTTGCAGTGTCCTCATCTGCACTGGAATTTATAGCCAAGTTCTAGTTCCCCTAGCTGGAAAACTAAGTGGTAATCCCAAGGGGTTAACCGAACTTCAAAGAATGGGTACTGGGCTCATTATTGGAATGTTTTCAATGCTTGCAGCTGGTGCCACCGAGATTCTGAGGCTCAAACATGCAATGCCTGATCAGAAGGGTAGTTCCTTAAGCATATTATGGCAAATTCCACTGTATGTTCTTGTTGGTGCTTCGGAAGTGTTTATGTATGTGGGTCAATTAGAGTTCTTTAATGGACAAGCCCCGGATGGTATAAAAAGCTTCGGAAGTTCGCTTTGCATGGCTTCTATTTCACTTGGAAATTATGTTAGTAGCATGCTGGTTAACATGGTCATGGGGATTACTGCTAGAGGCAACAACCCCGGTTGGATCCCAGATAACTTGAATAAAGGCCACATTGACAGATTCTTCTTCCTAATTGCAGTGCTGACGGCTTTTGACTTTGTGATTTACTTGTTTTGTGCTAAGTGGTACAAAAGCATCAACCTTGAGGACAGCGCCGAGAAGGAAGCCGAGAAGCAAGGTCGAGAAGAAGATGGAGTGCTCAGCAGAGTCTAG